The bacterium genome contains the following window.
AGAAACTTGAAACCATTATTCAAAGGATAAAAAAAGCAAGTGAAGGGCTAGACATAACATACTTTGAGGCAGCAACAGCCATTGCATTCTTGTATTTTGCACAAGAGAATATTGACATAGGAATTATTGAAGTAGGATTGGGTGGAAGGCTTGATGCAACAAATACAATTAAGCCCCTGCTTTCCATAATTACCAATATCTCCCTTGAGCATACAAATTACCTTGGAGATACAATAGAGAAGATTGCAAGAGAAAAAGCAGGGATAATAAAAAAAGGAATTCCTGTTATTATTGGAAGGATGGATAAAAAGGCACAAATCGTAATAGAAGAATGTGCAAAGAAGAAAGATGCGCAAATATTTATTGAAGGAAGGGATTTTATAGGAAAAGGAATGCCAGATTCCTTTGAGGTTAGGGTTTTTGATAAAGATTATAAAGGTTTTTCATTGGGAATGATTGGAAATCATCAGGTTATAAATGCCTCTTTAGCAATTATTGCCCTTGAGGTTTTAAAAAAAGATTTTCCTTATGATTTTTGCAAGCTAAAGAAGGGGCTTAAAAATGCCTATATAAAGGGAAGGATGGATATTATTTCAAAAAATCCTTTGATTATTGTAGATGGTGCACACAACCCAGAAGGAGCAAAAATATTAAGGGAGGCTTTAAATTTCTATTTTTCATCTTATAAACCTATATTTATCATAGGAATTTTAAAGGATAAGGATAAAGATAGATTTCTTTCTAATCTTGATATATCTAGCTCTAAGGTAATTGTAACAGAGCCAAAGATAGATAGAAGATGCCATAAGGAATTGCTTTTTGAAATTGTAAAAAAATATACATCTAATGCTATTGTTATGGATAATGTAAGCAAGGCTATTGAATATGCAAAAAATATTGTAAAAAATGATGAGCTTATTTGTATTTGCGGCTCTTTTTATCTTATAGGCGAAGCAATAAAATATGAAAAGAAAAAAGCCTATTAAAAAAAGGTTAAATATAAGGCAATGGACAAAATATGTTTA
Protein-coding sequences here:
- a CDS encoding folylpolyglutamate synthase/dihydrofolate synthase family protein; protein product: MNEWIKGLKESSFVFGTSRIKRLLKILENPEKNFSSIHITGSNGKGSVATFIFSVLKEAGYKVGLYTSPHLIDFRERIRINNKIIPKKKLETIIQRIKKASEGLDITYFEAATAIAFLYFAQENIDIGIIEVGLGGRLDATNTIKPLLSIITNISLEHTNYLGDTIEKIAREKAGIIKKGIPVIIGRMDKKAQIVIEECAKKKDAQIFIEGRDFIGKGMPDSFEVRVFDKDYKGFSLGMIGNHQVINASLAIIALEVLKKDFPYDFCKLKKGLKNAYIKGRMDIISKNPLIIVDGAHNPEGAKILREALNFYFSSYKPIFIIGILKDKDKDRFLSNLDISSSKVIVTEPKIDRRCHKELLFEIVKKYTSNAIVMDNVSKAIEYAKNIVKNDELICICGSFYLIGEAIKYEKKKAY